From Arachis hypogaea cultivar Tifrunner chromosome 3, arahy.Tifrunner.gnm2.J5K5, whole genome shotgun sequence:
aacgCCGTAGAGATAATGTCGCCAGATCTTTAGAGCAAACACAATAGCAGCAAGTTCTAAGTCGTGAGTCGGATAGTTCATTTCATGTGGCCTTAAGTGCCGTGAGACGTATGCCACAACCTTAcggtgctgcatcagcacgcacacCAGACCTTTCAGTGATGCATCGCagtacacttcaaacggttcactCGGCTCAGGCAATACCAACACAGGTGCAGTAGTCAATCTTGCATCAATGCTAGAAAACTCTCcttgcactcaggagtccaaaaaAAAGGTACATCCTTCCTAGGAAAGGCGAGCTGTGAAAactccttaatgaatctccgataATAACCTGCCAAACCTAGGAAACTTCTtatctctgtcactgaagttggtcgctcccaattcatcactgcttctACCTTAGCAGGGTCTACTGCTATCCCCTGCTTGCTCACCACGTCGCCAAGAAACTTCACCTCATTCTTCTGGAATTCGCATTTAGATAGCTTAGCATACAACTTCCTATCTTTTAAGATTTACAGCACAGTCCATAAGTGATCTGCATGCTCATCTTCTGTCTTGGAGTAAATAAGAATGTCATCGATGAATACAACAACAAACTTATCCAGATATGGATGGAAAAATCTATttatgtaatccatgaatattgTCAGAGCATTAGTCAACCCGAAAGATATTACTGtgtactcataatgaccataacgtgTCCTGAAAGTAGTTTTGGAAATATCctcatctctaacccttatctggtgGTATCCGAATCCTaaatcaatcttagaaaacacaccggATCCTTGTAACTTGTTCATTAGGTCGTCAATTCTTggcaacggatatttattcttTACAGTAATCTTATTCAGCTGCCCATGATCGACACACAGGCGCATACTCccgtctttcttcttcaccagtaacactggcgctcccTACGGAGAAACACTCGGTCGAATAAAGTGTTTTCCCAGCAAATCTTCTAGCTGATCCTTAAGCTCATCCATTTCCaatggtgacatcctataaggagcactcgagATCGAACCGGCTCctggcaccaactcaatagcagaCTCAACCTCTCGTTCaggtggaaattcatcaatatcatttGGAAATATCTCAGGAAACTCGCAAACAACCGGAATCTACTCCAAGGTTTGATCATCACCCAAAACACCTGCCGTTAGCATCATAATACCCTGGCATTTAATCCCATAATAATTCACTATCCTAGAATTCAAATAATAGCTATTCGCCACAACCGGCCCATCcgtatcctccggcataaagcACACTAATTTCTCATAACAGTCGagtagaacatggttcttagataaccagccCAACCCCAGAATGAGACCAAGACCAGTCATCGGCAGACAAATCAGATCATGCACGAATTCACGTAGTTGTACTCGAAACGAAAATTGTGGACATCCTAACCTAGTCACAATCGCTTTGTGGGTAGCATTATACTTAAATCATACCTCATGACCACTATTTTCAACCCTAACTCATTagccttctcaaatgcaatgaatgaatgtgtagcTCCTAAATCGAATAAGGCATTTAATATTCTACCAGCTATTTCATAGTTACCTCTGATCAAGGTCTCTGATCCCTCAGCGCCTACTGCAGAAGTAGTATACACTCTCCCTACCTGCTGTACTCTAcaagtctcatacttcttcttctctggaCAATTATTGGCAAAGTGCCTGGGCTGTCCATAGAAATAGCATACTCCAGTTCCAAACCTACACGGAACTCCTAGATGATACTTCCCACATCTCTGACAAATCAAATCCTGCTGTGGCTGCTTTCCATACCTTCTTCCTTGATTAGCATTAGCATTCGGCCTTCTGAAGTTGCCCTGCCCTTGATTGTTTTGAGGGACAAGGCCGCCATGCTTGAATTGTCTGCCCCTTGGTGCAAAGTTCCTCCCTGAAGTCCTCTAGAAAGGCACCCTCAGACTTTCCTTCTCTGCTGCAgcctttttcacacactcttcaaccGCCCTACTCTTATTCACGAGTTCAGAAAATACCCTAATCTCCATAGGtgcaacgaagctcagaatatcgctCCGAAGGCCTCCCCCATACTTGATGCATTTCCATTAAGAAAAATCCTCAGGAGCTCCTTGACATATCCGGAAAAAGTGGCACAATTCCTCAAACCTGCTAGTATACTCAGTAGCAGTCATCTGACCTTGTTTCAGCTGAAGTAGTTCAAGTTCCTTAGCATTTCTGATTGAATTGGAAAAGTATTTCTTGTAGAACTCTGTTTGGAACAATTCCTAAGAAATCACGATACCATCTGGTTGCAGGATTCGCTGTGTTTCCTACCACCTGGGCCTTGCCTTGTAGTTGATAAGTTCCAAACTCAATCCACTGCTCTTCAGGAAACTGTTGAGCCTGTAGTGCTCGCGTTATAGTCTGAATCCAGTTGTCCGCATCGGTGGGGTTTGAGGTTCCTCTGAAGGTCGGAGGATGAAccttcaagaaagaggaaagcgtCATAGGGCCCTCATCACCATTATTGCCATTATTCCCATTGTTCATTTGGTTTTCTATAGCTTCGGCTGTTGCCTGCATAGTCGCAGCCATGTTTCCcagggcagccataaagtctacaGGGTTAGGATTATTCTTTGTCGCTTCAGGAATAGCATTTCATATTCTGCCTCTATCTTGCCCGCGACCACGTttgcgagtcgacatctggtccctatacacaccaaacaagtgatatcaagttgatcaatctcaatatcgcaagtctagtgctttaagttccaaatgcatgctcatgaacgtttatgccacatatatcagttagatatcctaatagcacatagacacatacacagagaatgcacagaagcatagtcagtccgtccctcaagcTCTATAGGttcgaactgctctgataccataatgtaacaccctaccacacaaagctttacgcttaagctgtAAACCAgatgtggtgtggtattacgacctctaaaataaaatatatacataatattattgGATAGAGAGTAATATACAAGGAGCCTTCGAAAACAGgtaaaacaaaattgcaaaataaaaagcgcaacccaaaatagaaagataaaaccttaactctccttaaacctttaagagggacaaaataaacaagttacttggagagaaagttaagtacatatatatataaactaaataACAAGAGAACCTAGAAACCGCTCCGCTTCAGCAGTCCAGACGCCTAGCAAGGTACCTCTCGacatgcatctgaaaacaacaacacagtatgccGCTCATACAGCTCCCAGCCAACAAGCAGTTAGCCTTCTTTTCCAAGGAATTCCAATGTGGATGACTGGACATCAGCAATAACTGGAGCCGAGCTTTCACAAAAACATACGAACCCACCCTATCATTTAAGGGGTACTAAAATCAACGTGTCAATCATCAGAATAGTTTAATTTACCTGGACGTAGGATTGGCTTTTAC
This genomic window contains:
- the LOC112775478 gene encoding uncharacterized protein — encoded protein: MAATMQATAEAIENQMNNGNNGNNGDEGPMTLSSFLKVHPPTFRGTSNPTDADNWIQTITRALQAQQFPEEQWIEFGTYQLQEFYKKYFSNSIRNAKELELLQLKQGQMTATEYTSRVFSELVNKSRAVEECVKKAAAEKESLRPRHFANNCPEKKKYETCRVQQVGRVYTTSAVGAEGSETLIRGNYEIAGRILNALFDLGATHSFIAFEKANELGLKIVVMRLGCPQFSFRVQLREFVHDLICLPMTGLGLILGLGWLSKNHVLLDCYEKLVCFMPEDTDGPVVANSYYLNSRIIPVVCEFPEIFPNDIDEFPPEREVESAIELVPGAGSISSAPYRMSPLEMDELKDQLEDLLGKHFIRPSVSP